A part of Amycolatopsis lurida genomic DNA contains:
- a CDS encoding alpha/beta hydrolase family protein, translating to MRRRKWLWVSLVSVMLLMVGAGGWIIYQNDYDLAEERVTITGGAQPLNGVLARPTEGKGPYGLVVFVHGDGPTNATHDTFYRPIWEAMAKAGYATLSWDKPGIDSAPGNWLNQSMQDRAAETLIAIAWAKTQPGIDPQRIGLWGASQAGWVMPKAARQSPDVRFIIAVGPAINWLRQGRYDLLAGMRDRNAPAEEVAAAVAKSDANLRALKDSETFEQYQAAGGDVTGLSPERWAFNRRNHTSDASEDLAAVRVPVLLILGGRDIHVDSDDTDSGYRKLVTGPGQLKVKRYADATHNIVPKDIEDSELKSAFLAIAAPRSLFTPGYLDDQQEFLTSVGKP from the coding sequence GTGCGCAGGCGCAAGTGGCTCTGGGTGTCGTTGGTGTCGGTGATGCTGCTGATGGTCGGCGCCGGTGGCTGGATCATCTACCAGAACGATTACGACCTCGCCGAGGAGCGGGTGACGATCACCGGCGGAGCGCAACCACTGAATGGGGTCCTCGCCCGACCGACCGAAGGAAAGGGCCCGTACGGCCTGGTCGTGTTCGTCCACGGGGACGGGCCGACCAACGCCACCCACGACACCTTCTACCGGCCGATCTGGGAGGCGATGGCCAAGGCCGGCTACGCGACCCTGTCGTGGGACAAGCCCGGCATCGACAGTGCTCCCGGCAACTGGCTGAACCAGAGCATGCAGGACCGCGCCGCCGAGACCCTCATCGCGATCGCCTGGGCCAAGACCCAGCCGGGCATCGACCCCCAGAGGATCGGCCTGTGGGGCGCCAGTCAGGCGGGCTGGGTCATGCCCAAAGCCGCCCGGCAATCGCCCGACGTCCGCTTCATCATCGCCGTGGGGCCCGCGATCAACTGGCTCCGACAAGGGCGCTACGACCTGCTCGCCGGAATGCGTGACCGCAACGCACCAGCCGAAGAGGTCGCCGCCGCGGTCGCCAAGAGCGACGCGAACCTGCGTGCCCTGAAGGACAGCGAGACCTTCGAGCAGTACCAGGCCGCGGGCGGCGACGTCACCGGCCTGTCCCCGGAACGCTGGGCCTTCAACCGCCGCAACCACACCTCCGACGCGTCCGAAGACCTGGCCGCCGTCCGAGTACCGGTGCTGCTGATCCTCGGCGGGCGCGACATCCACGTCGACAGCGACGACACCGATTCCGGGTACCGGAAACTCGTCACCGGGCCGGGCCAGCTCAAGGTCAAGCGCTACGCGGACGCCACCCACAACATCGTCCCCAAGGACATCGAGGACTCGGAACTCAAGAGCGCATTCCTCGCGATCGCCGCCCCGCGCTCACTGTTCACCCCGGGCTACCTCGACGATCAGCAAGAGTTCCTGACATCGGTCGGCAAGCCCTGA
- a CDS encoding GNAT family N-acetyltransferase, whose protein sequence is MAAEETDTGSGPVTLRRSVPAGAERRAAELCWGAFGRKLGPALNPPDKAVPFLAARLDADRAVCAFAGGELVAFAEYQLGGQEPAKGAATAVLRTYGRIRGLYRLALLALFENHPKRGRLVVAGIAVDPGFRGQGIGSLLVEELAAIAAERGCREIRLDVIDTNSRAKALYERLGFATVRTIRTPYLRRLLGFGAVTTMCRSVAPKGLPAQ, encoded by the coding sequence ATGGCGGCGGAGGAGACGGACACCGGCAGCGGGCCGGTGACGCTGCGGCGGAGCGTTCCCGCCGGAGCCGAGCGGCGGGCGGCCGAGCTGTGCTGGGGCGCCTTCGGCCGCAAACTCGGCCCGGCGCTGAATCCGCCGGACAAGGCGGTGCCCTTCCTCGCCGCCCGCCTTGACGCCGATCGCGCGGTGTGCGCGTTCGCCGGAGGAGAGCTGGTCGCTTTCGCGGAATATCAGCTCGGCGGCCAGGAACCCGCCAAGGGGGCGGCCACCGCCGTGCTGCGCACCTATGGGCGGATACGCGGGCTGTACCGGCTTGCGCTACTCGCCCTGTTCGAAAACCACCCGAAACGAGGGCGGCTCGTGGTGGCCGGCATCGCCGTGGATCCAGGCTTTCGCGGCCAGGGTATCGGCAGTCTGCTCGTCGAGGAACTGGCTGCCATCGCGGCCGAGCGGGGCTGCCGGGAGATCAGGCTGGACGTGATCGACACCAACTCGCGTGCCAAGGCCTTGTATGAACGGCTCGGCTTCGCGACGGTAAGAACCATACGCACGCCCTATCTGCGTAGGCTGCTGGGATTCGGTGCGGTGACGACCATGTGCCGCAGCGTCGCGCCGAAAGGATTACCGGCACAGTGA